The following are from one region of the bacterium genome:
- a CDS encoding transposase codes for MLWRYKGNALKFWHNWKEKLKWSRLEPYKKFAKMIDRHIDGIIAYCEKKVPLGYIEGTNLKAKNIIRRDEAIGIRSSLLKIIQGCSSLGVFKPYPYPIHYNPG; via the coding sequence ATGTTATGGAGATACAAAGGCAATGCCCTTAAATTCTGGCATAATTGGAAGGAAAAGCTTAAATGGAGTAGACTTGAGCCTTACAAGAAATTTGCCAAAATGATAGACAGGCATATAGATGGGATTATTGCTTATTGTGAGAAAAAAGTTCCCCTTGGCTACATAGAGGGAACAAATCTTAAGGCAAAAAATATTATTAGAAGGGATGAGGCTATAGGGATAAGGAGTTCATTACTAAAGATTATTCAAGGATGTTCCTCTCTGGGTGTCTTTAAACCCTATCCATACCCTATCCACTATAATCCGGGATGA
- a CDS encoding transposase — translation MTIDPAATFECLHWETIKEIDKRAIEKAQMERDLDGIDVLGIDEISVGKGHNNYLHMISSLEGSNGPEVLYIGEGRKEKDLKPFWRWFGKRRAKKIAYGVMDMAKGFANSFRAHCPLIKIIHTSFM, via the coding sequence ATGACAATAGACCCTGCAGCAACATTTGAATGCTTGCATTGGGAAACAATAAAGGAGATAGATAAGAGGGCAATAGAAAAGGCTCAAATGGAAAGGGATTTAGATGGAATAGATGTTTTAGGAATAGATGAGATTTCAGTTGGAAAGGGACATAACAACTATTTGCATATGATAAGTAGCCTTGAAGGATCTAATGGCCCTGAGGTTTTATATATAGGAGAAGGCAGAAAGGAGAAGGACTTAAAGCCATTCTGGAGGTGGTTTGGTAAAAGAAGGGCAAAAAAGATAGCCTATGGGGTTATGGATATGGCAAAAGGGTTTGCCAACAGCTTCCGTGCTCATTGTCCCTTAATAAAGATTATACATACAAGTTTCATGTAA